In Selenomonas sp. TAMA-11512, a genomic segment contains:
- a CDS encoding BamA/TamA family outer membrane protein, translated as MKRKQVLTCALALVTGFSAYASEASAETTRDVIENAQEMKNSAADAAEVARVEANVKLDNVESVSNIDDEAMRKWQESRPKEEDVASRSGALAGRTIVALNIEGASEAQKADALAAITSRVGDAYSVETGDADRAAIFDTGWFYDIYPTWEEVPEGVRLTYHVLENPVLKSIELQGNTVESTEKLLDLMTVKTGTILNSRELQSSVARLQEEYRKDGYILAKISDMNIDQTGELKIWINEGVLEGYAVNGNKKTKDRVIIREMRMKPGDPFDVKKARRSMQRVYNLGFFEDVNMKLNPGSTDGAVILETDVVEKRTGNFGVGAGYSTDDGFLGMVNIGDTNFRGTGDAISASYEFGGDADDAHGFSFSYRRPWLDSKETTGILRVYNRTYKYSDYDVKGNLKEKYMRKYSGGEVTLGRPISEYSTNFITLRSRKDEYKRHTNDGNMGDRSKTEAGRQWIKDNFGQTNSVILQHVTDTRDNIYYPSSGNRTSLEVEAAGLGGDFDYRKYTIEDSHFFKAGKSQVWAFRAQYGFGDGKIPETNEYRIGGQDSLRGYRDDQFRGDHMYLFTAEYRFPLFKKVQAAIFTDWGAAWDSGFAPENSKGSVGLGVQLETPVGPIRLDYGRGDDGGRVHFSIGGAF; from the coding sequence ATGAAGAGAAAACAAGTCTTGACCTGTGCCTTGGCGCTTGTGACGGGGTTTTCGGCATATGCGTCAGAAGCATCGGCGGAGACAACTCGCGATGTCATCGAGAATGCGCAGGAGATGAAAAACAGCGCAGCGGATGCAGCCGAGGTGGCTCGTGTCGAGGCAAATGTTAAGCTTGACAATGTAGAGTCTGTCTCCAATATAGATGATGAGGCGATGCGCAAGTGGCAGGAGAGCCGTCCGAAGGAAGAGGACGTTGCGTCGCGCAGCGGCGCACTTGCCGGACGTACCATCGTTGCCCTGAATATCGAGGGAGCGAGTGAGGCACAGAAGGCGGACGCACTTGCCGCGATTACGTCTCGTGTCGGCGATGCTTACAGCGTAGAGACAGGCGATGCGGATCGAGCGGCGATTTTCGATACAGGCTGGTTCTACGATATCTATCCCACGTGGGAAGAGGTTCCTGAGGGCGTGCGTCTTACGTATCATGTCCTGGAGAACCCCGTTCTGAAGTCCATCGAGCTGCAGGGCAATACGGTCGAGTCGACGGAGAAGCTGCTTGATCTCATGACGGTCAAGACGGGTACGATCCTCAATTCCCGTGAACTGCAGTCGAGCGTCGCGCGTCTCCAGGAGGAGTACCGCAAGGACGGCTACATTCTCGCCAAGATCAGCGACATGAACATCGACCAGACGGGAGAACTCAAGATCTGGATCAATGAGGGCGTTCTTGAGGGATATGCGGTCAACGGCAACAAGAAGACGAAGGATCGTGTCATCATCCGTGAAATGCGCATGAAGCCGGGCGATCCGTTCGATGTCAAGAAGGCGCGCCGCAGCATGCAGCGTGTATATAACCTCGGATTCTTCGAGGATGTCAACATGAAGCTCAATCCGGGCTCCACCGACGGCGCGGTCATTTTGGAGACGGATGTCGTCGAGAAGCGTACGGGCAACTTCGGCGTCGGCGCCGGCTACAGCACGGACGACGGATTCCTCGGGATGGTCAACATCGGGGATACGAACTTCCGCGGTACGGGCGACGCCATTTCGGCATCGTACGAGTTTGGCGGTGATGCGGACGACGCGCACGGCTTCTCCTTCTCGTATCGCCGTCCGTGGCTTGACAGCAAGGAGACGACCGGTATACTCCGCGTCTACAACCGTACATATAAGTACAGCGACTACGATGTAAAGGGAAACCTCAAGGAAAAGTACATGCGCAAGTACTCCGGCGGCGAAGTCACCCTAGGCCGTCCGATCAGCGAGTACTCGACGAACTTCATCACGCTTCGCAGCCGCAAGGATGAGTACAAGCGCCATACAAACGACGGCAACATGGGCGATCGCAGCAAGACGGAAGCCGGCCGCCAGTGGATCAAGGACAACTTCGGGCAGACGAACAGCGTCATCCTGCAGCACGTTACCGATACGCGCGACAACATCTACTATCCGTCGAGCGGCAACCGCACCTCCTTGGAAGTCGAGGCGGCAGGTCTTGGCGGCGACTTTGACTATCGCAAGTATACGATTGAGGACAGCCACTTCTTCAAGGCGGGCAAATCCCAGGTATGGGCGTTCCGCGCGCAGTACGGCTTCGGCGACGGCAAGATCCCGGAGACGAACGAGTACCGCATCGGCGGACAGGACAGCCTCCGCGGCTATCGCGACGATCAGTTCCGCGGCGATCATATGTACCTCTTCACCGCCGAGTACCGCTTCCCGCTCTTCAAGAAGGTGCAGGCGGCCATCTTCACCGATTGGGGCGCCGCTTGGGATTCCGGATTTGCACCGGAGAACTCGAAGGGCAGCGTCGGCCTCGGCGTACAGCTTGAGACACCGGTCGGTCCGATCCGTCTCGACTACGGCCGCGGAGACGACGGCGGACGTGTCCACTTCAGCATCGGCGGTGCATTCTAA
- a CDS encoding OmpH family outer membrane protein: MLKLQKTQVKIFSIVIALVFIGSVVAIALTQSGAGIASAAGNSNVGVVDYRRVMMAHPDFNKANGEMQKAVQEAQMRFEANNANKSDEEKSKAYQDIQRELAQKEQTLISAIQDKVNAAVKQAADARGMTVVLDKSSVVYGGEDITADVEKLLK, encoded by the coding sequence ATGCTTAAACTACAGAAGACACAGGTCAAGATTTTCAGTATTGTCATTGCGCTCGTCTTTATCGGCTCGGTGGTAGCGATCGCTCTTACGCAGAGCGGCGCGGGAATCGCCTCCGCGGCGGGGAATTCCAATGTCGGTGTCGTGGACTATCGTCGCGTGATGATGGCGCACCCGGACTTCAACAAGGCAAACGGTGAAATGCAGAAGGCTGTGCAGGAGGCGCAGATGCGTTTCGAGGCAAACAACGCCAATAAGAGCGATGAGGAAAAGTCAAAGGCTTACCAGGATATCCAGCGTGAGCTCGCTCAGAAAGAGCAGACACTTATCAGTGCGATTCAGGACAAGGTCAATGCCGCTGTCAAGCAGGCGGCAGATGCTCGCGGCATGACGGTCGTTCTTGACAAGTCCTCTGTTGTCTATGGCGGCGAAGACATCACTGCGGATGTGGAGAAGCTTCTGAAATAA
- a CDS encoding OmpH family outer membrane protein — protein MNMKRRLLAVGMIAMFSLAAAGCGSTEIGYMDSLRVQNESPQLKTIIEDAQQKMIDAQMAAEADLKAKQDAGMSEEELQQEMQKAAAKLQGQQQQVSLQIEQKVQAVIGEIAREKKLDAVVRQDAQHNAKVVVQGGTDITDEVIAKLQ, from the coding sequence ATGAATATGAAAAGAAGACTGCTTGCCGTAGGGATGATCGCTATGTTTTCATTGGCCGCCGCCGGCTGCGGATCGACCGAGATCGGCTACATGGATTCGCTCCGCGTGCAGAATGAGTCGCCGCAGCTCAAGACAATCATCGAGGATGCGCAGCAGAAGATGATTGACGCGCAGATGGCGGCGGAGGCGGACCTCAAGGCAAAGCAGGACGCCGGTATGAGTGAAGAGGAGCTGCAGCAGGAGATGCAGAAGGCAGCCGCAAAGCTGCAGGGACAGCAGCAGCAGGTCTCCTTGCAGATTGAGCAGAAGGTGCAGGCCGTCATCGGTGAAATCGCGCGCGAGAAAAAGCTCGATGCCGTTGTCAGACAGGATGCGCAGCATAACGCCAAAGTCGTCGTTCAAGGCGGTACGGACATCACGGACGAAGTCATTGCAAAGCTGCAGTAA
- the lpxD gene encoding UDP-3-O-(3-hydroxymyristoyl)glucosamine N-acyltransferase, with protein sequence MKKTLQEIADLIHGKPVGDVDTVITGLSNISDARAGDIIFAVGSHIEEARESLASAVLLPEGVDGFRQSVIHVQDPKAAFAVLLAHFTPPLEHPMGVSDLAYIGPGVKIAGSAKILPYAVVDAHAEIGENVILYPHTYIGQYASIGDDSVVHAGAVVREHCKLGKRCVIQNGAVIGADGFGFTTSDGIHTKVPQVGNVIIEDDVEVGAQVGIDRAAMGSTVIGKGTKIDNLVHVGHNCSIGANNLIVAQTGISGSTSTGENVTFGGQTGVVGHIHIGAHSTYAARSGIITDMPEGYFGAGFPAQSHQEWLRMQAAMRHLAELMKKVKRLEKELRNR encoded by the coding sequence ATGAAAAAGACCTTACAGGAGATTGCGGATCTCATCCACGGCAAGCCGGTCGGCGATGTCGATACCGTGATCACCGGTCTGAGCAATATATCGGACGCGCGTGCGGGCGATATCATCTTTGCTGTCGGATCGCATATCGAAGAGGCCCGCGAGAGCCTTGCCTCAGCGGTGCTTTTGCCAGAAGGCGTGGACGGATTCAGGCAGTCCGTCATCCACGTGCAGGATCCGAAGGCGGCGTTTGCCGTGCTGCTCGCGCACTTCACGCCGCCGCTTGAGCATCCCATGGGCGTCAGTGATCTTGCCTATATCGGTCCCGGCGTCAAGATTGCCGGATCGGCAAAGATCCTTCCCTACGCCGTCGTTGACGCGCACGCGGAGATCGGGGAAAATGTCATTCTGTATCCGCATACCTATATCGGACAGTATGCCTCCATCGGCGATGACAGCGTCGTCCACGCGGGGGCTGTCGTGCGGGAGCACTGTAAGCTCGGCAAGCGCTGTGTCATTCAGAACGGCGCGGTGATCGGCGCGGACGGGTTCGGCTTCACGACGTCAGACGGCATCCATACAAAAGTTCCGCAGGTCGGCAACGTCATCATTGAAGATGATGTGGAGGTCGGCGCGCAGGTCGGCATCGATCGCGCGGCGATGGGCTCGACCGTCATCGGAAAGGGCACGAAGATCGACAACCTTGTGCATGTGGGGCACAACTGCAGCATCGGCGCAAACAACCTGATCGTCGCGCAGACGGGGATTTCCGGCTCGACCTCGACGGGAGAGAACGTCACCTTTGGCGGGCAGACAGGTGTGGTCGGGCATATCCATATCGGTGCGCACTCTACATACGCGGCGCGCAGCGGCATCATCACGGACATGCCGGAGGGCTACTTCGGCGCCGGCTTCCCTGCGCAGAGCCACCAGGAATGGCTCCGTATGCAGGCGGCGATGCGCCATCTCGCGGAATTGATGAAAAAAGTCAAGCGGCTCGAAAAGGAATTAAGGAATCGCTGA
- a CDS encoding TVP38/TMEM64 family protein, with protein MQEKTQERSAKIINLIALFLAIALLGVIHLLNPSFFPTLWQVLATGDFIATADYIRSFGSWAILCSFLLVVFANAIGFPPAFIFSTANTIIFGIVPGIILSVIAETVGVVISFLLLRYLFRGAAEKVIAKHPKLAKIDKYSGEKGFIIMLIARVVPYLPSGFINAVGALSAISLRDYTIAAFIGKFPSTAIEAIIGHDTVSQENDPTRIILACVVAAILMSGAWYYERRYLNK; from the coding sequence ATGCAGGAAAAGACTCAGGAACGCTCCGCGAAAATCATAAATCTCATTGCGCTTTTCTTGGCCATCGCGCTTCTCGGCGTCATTCACCTCTTAAATCCGTCGTTCTTCCCGACGCTCTGGCAGGTGCTCGCGACGGGAGATTTTATAGCAACGGCGGACTACATTCGCTCGTTCGGCTCATGGGCCATCCTATGCAGCTTCCTGCTCGTGGTGTTCGCGAACGCGATCGGCTTCCCTCCCGCCTTCATCTTTTCGACGGCAAACACGATCATCTTCGGCATCGTCCCGGGCATCATTCTTTCGGTCATCGCGGAAACGGTCGGGGTCGTCATCAGCTTCCTCCTCCTGCGCTACCTCTTCCGCGGCGCTGCCGAAAAGGTTATCGCGAAGCATCCGAAGCTCGCCAAGATCGATAAGTACAGCGGGGAGAAGGGCTTCATCATCATGCTGATTGCGCGCGTCGTTCCATACCTCCCCTCGGGGTTCATCAACGCGGTCGGCGCGCTCAGCGCGATATCGCTTCGAGATTATACGATTGCCGCTTTCATCGGCAAGTTCCCGTCAACCGCCATCGAGGCGATCATTGGTCACGATACGGTCTCGCAGGAAAACGATCCGACGCGCATCATCCTCGCCTGCGTCGTCGCCGCCATCCTCATGTCCGGGGCATGGTATTATGAGAGGCGCTATTTAAATAAATAG
- the hpt gene encoding hypoxanthine phosphoribosyltransferase produces the protein MQEIFLEEIAIHDIVTRLGDEITRDFQGEEVYAVCILKGAALFFSDLVRAIKLPVQLDFMQLSSYGSGSASSGQVKILLDLASSVEGKNVIIVEDIVDTGLSMHYLMENFRHRRAKSVRLCSLLSKPSRRKVDVRVDYCGIEAPDAFLVGYGLDYAQKYRNLPYIGVLKPEIYAKN, from the coding sequence ATGCAGGAGATTTTTTTGGAAGAGATTGCCATTCACGATATCGTGACGCGTCTGGGAGATGAGATTACGCGTGATTTCCAAGGCGAAGAGGTATATGCCGTCTGTATTTTAAAGGGAGCCGCGCTCTTCTTTTCAGATCTCGTGCGCGCCATCAAGCTTCCCGTGCAGCTTGACTTCATGCAGCTCTCCAGCTATGGAAGCGGCTCCGCCTCCTCCGGACAGGTCAAGATCCTGCTCGACCTTGCCTCCAGCGTTGAGGGAAAGAATGTCATCATCGTCGAGGATATCGTTGATACGGGATTGTCCATGCACTATCTCATGGAAAATTTTCGCCATCGCAGAGCGAAGAGTGTCCGCCTCTGTTCACTGCTTTCCAAGCCTTCGCGCCGCAAGGTCGATGTCCGAGTGGACTACTGCGGAATCGAGGCGCCGGATGCGTTCCTCGTCGGCTACGGGCTGGACTATGCGCAGAAGTATCGCAACCTGCCTTACATCGGTGTCTTGAAGCCCGAGATTTATGCAAAAAATTGA